A stretch of DNA from Halorubrum sp. BOL3-1:
CACACCCCGCGGCCTGCGCGGCGTACATCGGGACCAGCCCGTCGGTCCACCCGAGGTCGCGGGCCTCCCTCGCCGCCTTGTGCATCCCGATGAGTCCGACGCCGCCGCCGGTCGGGTAGACGACCGCGTCCGGCGGGTTCCAGTCGAGCTGCGCCAACAGCTCCAGCGCCATCGTCTTCTTCCCCTCGTGGCGGTACGGGGTGACGAACGTCTTCGTCGAGTACCACTCCGGGTGCTCCTCCATCGCGGCCGCGTACGCCCTCCCGGCGTCACCGATCTGAGAGTTCCCGTCTACGGGGTCGGTGACCGTCAGGTCCGCGCCGTGGACCTCCGTCATCGCCTTTTGAGTGAACCCCGCCCGCGACGGGAGGAACACGTGCGCGTCGAGGTCCGCGCGCGCCGCGTACGCCGCGGCCGCCTGCCCCGCGTTGCCGGCGCTGTTCAACGCGACCTCGTTCGCGTCGTGCTCGCGTGCGGCCGTCATCGCGGCCGACTGCCCCCGGTCTTTGAACGTCCCCGTGGGGTTCGCGCCCTCGTCTTTCAGGAGGACGCGACCGACGCCCATCGCGTCCGCCAAGTCCGGGCACTCGACGAGCGGGGTCGCGCCCTCACCGAGCGACACGGCAGTCTCGGCCGGGAACGGGAGCAGCTCCGCGTACCGCCACATCGACCCGTCGGGACGGGTATCGAGCGTCTCCGGGGTCAGGTCGACCCGGTCGTAGTCGTAGTCGGGATCCAAGATCCCGCCGCAGTCGGGACAGCGGTGCGTCGCCGTTTCCGCGTCGAACGTCTCCTCGCAGTCGACGCAGGTCAGGCCGATGAACGCGTCTGTGGTCTCCATGGACGCGCGCTCGCGCGCCAGGGACTTCGGTTCTGCGGTCCCGGAGGTCCGTCCTCGAACCGACGTGTGGGCACTTAGGTTCGAAACATATGAAGGGACACGCGGACGGGGACCGGGACCGTACGGTCACGGGAGATGCGCGCACCAGCGACCGTCGGAACGACCGGTCCGCCGGGGGAATCGAGGTGGGAGCGATGAGTCGGACCGCGCTGCGATTGGACCTCCCGACCGGGTCGTGGCTCGGTGACGTCTCTCGGACCGTCTCGTCGGCGACGCTCCGCGTCGACGAGACGATTTCGGCCGACTGCGGCGGTCCGACGGAAGTCTCGATCGACGACCCGAACGAGGTCGACGACGCGACGACGGTCGCGACCGTCCTCGTCGCCGGCACCGACAGGGACCGCGTCGAAGAGGCGCTCCGCGACCACGAGCGCGTCGCTCGCGCGACGGCGGTCGAGTGCCGCGGCGAAGCCCGCACGCTCCGGGTGGTCGGTCACACCACGGCGTACCTCCCGGCGGCACGGGCGGTCGGGCTGCCGATCGAGTCGGCGGTCGAGGTCGTCGACGGGCGCGCGACCGTGACGGTCGTCGGTGATCGGGACCGGATCGAGGCGTTCGGACGCCGGCTCGCGGGCGACGGGGTGACCGTCGACGTCGCCGCGACCGACGGCGACGACCCGGACCGAACGCTCACCGAGGCGCAGCGCGAACTCGTCTTCGAGGCGGTCCGCTCAGGGTACTACGACACGCCTCGCCGGTGTACCCTCACGGAGTTGGCCGAAGCGAACGGGATCGCGAAGTCGACCTGTAGCGAGACGCTCCACCGCGCTGAAGGACGAGTAATGCGGCAGTTCGTGGACGGCGCGGGACCGTTCGACTCGACGCCGAGTGTCGAGGACGCCGCGACTGCCGATACTCCCGGCTCGGAGGCCGCCGGCCGCGACACCGACGAGTTCGACGCGAGCGACGCCGACCGCGAGGAGCCGTTGCGGTCGGCCGCGAGCGAATACTGACGCGAATCGGCCGCCCGAAAGCGGTCGAGCGCTCTACTCCCCGTCGAGCGCCTGCCACGAGAGCCGCGGGTTCCGTGCGGCGCCGACCTGGTCGATCCGGGCGGCGGCGGTCCGGTTCGGCGCCGAACCGAGCGCCTCGTCGGTGTCGGCGTACGCGCAGTTGAACGCTTCCGCGAGATTGTCGAGCGACGACTGCCCCTCGATCTCGGTCGGCTCCGTCAGCATCG
This window harbors:
- a CDS encoding helix-turn-helix domain-containing protein, with amino-acid sequence MSRTALRLDLPTGSWLGDVSRTVSSATLRVDETISADCGGPTEVSIDDPNEVDDATTVATVLVAGTDRDRVEEALRDHERVARATAVECRGEARTLRVVGHTTAYLPAARAVGLPIESAVEVVDGRATVTVVGDRDRIEAFGRRLAGDGVTVDVAATDGDDPDRTLTEAQRELVFEAVRSGYYDTPRRCTLTELAEANGIAKSTCSETLHRAEGRVMRQFVDGAGPFDSTPSVEDAATADTPGSEAAGRDTDEFDASDADREEPLRSAASEY
- a CDS encoding threonine synthase, giving the protein METTDAFIGLTCVDCEETFDAETATHRCPDCGGILDPDYDYDRVDLTPETLDTRPDGSMWRYAELLPFPAETAVSLGEGATPLVECPDLADAMGVGRVLLKDEGANPTGTFKDRGQSAAMTAAREHDANEVALNSAGNAGQAAAAYAARADLDAHVFLPSRAGFTQKAMTEVHGADLTVTDPVDGNSQIGDAGRAYAAAMEEHPEWYSTKTFVTPYRHEGKKTMALELLAQLDWNPPDAVVYPTGGGVGLIGMHKAAREARDLGWTDGLVPMYAAQAAGCAPVVRAYGSGADSHDPLDDDEVDTACNGIAIPDPGASGLILEAIRESDGGAVATTDREILDAAIDIARAEGLEVGATCAAAVSGAFALAESGEFGLDDTVVLLNTGAGNKDVDALRAHLGEREAAEEDGATGESDADADR